In one window of Primulina tabacum isolate GXHZ01 chromosome 8, ASM2559414v2, whole genome shotgun sequence DNA:
- the LOC142553160 gene encoding protein SOSEKI 1-like isoform X3, producing METQATGAEVRRLNVVYFLSRKGRIEHPHLIRILHLSRNGVRLRDVKRWLGDLRGKDMPESFSWSYKRRYKTGYVWQDLFDDDLITPISDNEYVVKGSEISSTIINREFACTSKNSEMQKDKQPAKDQKADEIQRYVPRKSSSEIEEESQVFGSETSTLTDDSTKLEMEKNSDTAVHNKQDKKPEKMETSWTSEESNLKINKKDKSRSNRVKISEKISTTPADSSNSPSEPRFTRSKSYSTGASNIFRNLMTCGALSTNDSAVVMINKQNKYPFMNVCASDQRNVDSSQICKRDKLGGSHRIFGTLKLTQSQWNGRKSCDAAMDSTKNKIEFKDQGMACAANLKPINCPNCSISYTT from the exons ATGGAGACACAAGCGACCGGGGCAGAAGTGAGGCGGCTCAATGTGGTCTACTTTCTTAGTAGGAAGGGTCGTATTGAACATCCTCACCTCATTCGAATCCTCCATCTATCAAGAAATGGGGTTCGGTTGCGAG ATGTTAAGAGATGGCTGGGAGATTTGCGCGGAAAAGACATGCCAGAATCATTTTCTTGGTCATACAAGAG GAGATATAAGACCGGCTATGTGTGGCAAGATTTATTTGATGATGATCTTATTACTCCAATCTCAGACAATGAATATGTTGTCAAAGGATCAGAGATTTCCTCCACTATTATCAACAGAG AGTTTGCATGCACTTCGAAAAATTCTGAAATGCAAAAAGATAAGCAACCAGCAAAAGATCAAAAAGCAGATGAGATCCAAAGATACGTCCCAAGAAAATCCTCATCCGAAATCGAAGAAGAATCCCAGGTCTTTGGCTCCGAGACATCCACATTGACAGATGACTCTACAAAACTTGAAATGGAGAAGAATTCAGACACAGCAGTACACAATAAACAAGATAAAAAACCTGAAAAAATGGAGACCTCGTGGACTTCCGAAGAATCCAACCTCAAGATCAACAAGAAAGACAAGAGCAGAAGCAATAGAGTTAAGATCAGTGAGAAGATTAGTACCACACCTGCTGATTCATCCAACTCTCCTTCCGAGCCTCGTTTTACGAGAAGCAAGAGCTACTCTACTGGTGCATCAAATATATTTCGAAACTTGATGACTTGCGGTGCTTTGAGTACTAATGACTCGGCAGTGGTGATGATCAATAAGCAAAACAAGTACCCTTTTATGAATGTGTGTGCTAGTGATCAAAGAAATGTTGATTCATCACAAATATGCAAAAGGGATAAGCTTGGAGGCTCTCATAGGATCTTTGGCACTCTTAAATTGACTCAATCCCAATGGAACGGCAG GAAGAGTTGCGATGCGGCGATGGATTCAACAAAGAACAAGATTGAATTCAAAGATCAAGGGATGGCTTGTGCTGCTAATTTGAAGCCTATTAATTGCCCAAATTGCTC GATTTCATACACTACTTAA
- the LOC142553160 gene encoding protein SOSEKI 1-like isoform X1, with the protein METQATGAEVRRLNVVYFLSRKGRIEHPHLIRILHLSRNGVRLRDVKRWLGDLRGKDMPESFSWSYKRRYKTGYVWQDLFDDDLITPISDNEYVVKGSEISSTIINREFACTSKNSEMQKDKQPAKDQKADEIQRYVPRKSSSEIEEESQVFGSETSTLTDDSTKLEMEKNSDTAVHNKQDKKPEKMETSWTSEESNLKINKKDKSRSNRVKISEKISTTPADSSNSPSEPRFTRSKSYSTGASNIFRNLMTCGALSTNDSAVVMINKQNKYPFMNVCASDQRNVDSSQICKRDKLGGSHRIFGTLKLTQSQWNGRKSCDAAMDSTKNKIEFKDQGMACAANLKPINCPNCSQCGKPFKPEKLHVHMKSCRAIKSNSKEAANSLAPKIKI; encoded by the exons ATGGAGACACAAGCGACCGGGGCAGAAGTGAGGCGGCTCAATGTGGTCTACTTTCTTAGTAGGAAGGGTCGTATTGAACATCCTCACCTCATTCGAATCCTCCATCTATCAAGAAATGGGGTTCGGTTGCGAG ATGTTAAGAGATGGCTGGGAGATTTGCGCGGAAAAGACATGCCAGAATCATTTTCTTGGTCATACAAGAG GAGATATAAGACCGGCTATGTGTGGCAAGATTTATTTGATGATGATCTTATTACTCCAATCTCAGACAATGAATATGTTGTCAAAGGATCAGAGATTTCCTCCACTATTATCAACAGAG AGTTTGCATGCACTTCGAAAAATTCTGAAATGCAAAAAGATAAGCAACCAGCAAAAGATCAAAAAGCAGATGAGATCCAAAGATACGTCCCAAGAAAATCCTCATCCGAAATCGAAGAAGAATCCCAGGTCTTTGGCTCCGAGACATCCACATTGACAGATGACTCTACAAAACTTGAAATGGAGAAGAATTCAGACACAGCAGTACACAATAAACAAGATAAAAAACCTGAAAAAATGGAGACCTCGTGGACTTCCGAAGAATCCAACCTCAAGATCAACAAGAAAGACAAGAGCAGAAGCAATAGAGTTAAGATCAGTGAGAAGATTAGTACCACACCTGCTGATTCATCCAACTCTCCTTCCGAGCCTCGTTTTACGAGAAGCAAGAGCTACTCTACTGGTGCATCAAATATATTTCGAAACTTGATGACTTGCGGTGCTTTGAGTACTAATGACTCGGCAGTGGTGATGATCAATAAGCAAAACAAGTACCCTTTTATGAATGTGTGTGCTAGTGATCAAAGAAATGTTGATTCATCACAAATATGCAAAAGGGATAAGCTTGGAGGCTCTCATAGGATCTTTGGCACTCTTAAATTGACTCAATCCCAATGGAACGGCAG GAAGAGTTGCGATGCGGCGATGGATTCAACAAAGAACAAGATTGAATTCAAAGATCAAGGGATGGCTTGTGCTGCTAATTTGAAGCCTATTAATTGCCCAAATTGCTC ACAATGCGGGAAGCCATTCAAGCCGGAAAAGCTTCATGTGCACATGAAATCTTGCAGAGCTATCAAATCAAACTCCAAGGAAGCTGCAAACTCTCTTGCTCCGAAGATCAAGATTTAG
- the LOC142553160 gene encoding protein SOSEKI 1-like isoform X2, with translation METQATGAEVRRLNVVYFLSRKGRIEHPHLIRILHLSRNGVRLRDVKRWLGDLRGKDMPESFSWSYKRRYKTGYVWQDLFDDDLITPISDNEYVVKGSEISSTIINREFACTSKNSEMQKDKQPAKDQKADEIQRYVPRKSSSEIEEESQVFGSETSTLTDDSTKLEMEKNSDTAVHNKQDKKPEKMETSWTSEESNLKINKKDKSRSNRVKISEKISTTPADSSNSPSEPRFTRSKSYSTGASNIFRNLMTCGALSTNDSAVVMINKQNKYPFMNVCASDQRNVDSSQICKRDKLGGSHRIFGTLKLTQSQWNGRKSCDAAMDSTKNKIEFKDQGMACAANLKPINCPNCSDCRISYTT, from the exons ATGGAGACACAAGCGACCGGGGCAGAAGTGAGGCGGCTCAATGTGGTCTACTTTCTTAGTAGGAAGGGTCGTATTGAACATCCTCACCTCATTCGAATCCTCCATCTATCAAGAAATGGGGTTCGGTTGCGAG ATGTTAAGAGATGGCTGGGAGATTTGCGCGGAAAAGACATGCCAGAATCATTTTCTTGGTCATACAAGAG GAGATATAAGACCGGCTATGTGTGGCAAGATTTATTTGATGATGATCTTATTACTCCAATCTCAGACAATGAATATGTTGTCAAAGGATCAGAGATTTCCTCCACTATTATCAACAGAG AGTTTGCATGCACTTCGAAAAATTCTGAAATGCAAAAAGATAAGCAACCAGCAAAAGATCAAAAAGCAGATGAGATCCAAAGATACGTCCCAAGAAAATCCTCATCCGAAATCGAAGAAGAATCCCAGGTCTTTGGCTCCGAGACATCCACATTGACAGATGACTCTACAAAACTTGAAATGGAGAAGAATTCAGACACAGCAGTACACAATAAACAAGATAAAAAACCTGAAAAAATGGAGACCTCGTGGACTTCCGAAGAATCCAACCTCAAGATCAACAAGAAAGACAAGAGCAGAAGCAATAGAGTTAAGATCAGTGAGAAGATTAGTACCACACCTGCTGATTCATCCAACTCTCCTTCCGAGCCTCGTTTTACGAGAAGCAAGAGCTACTCTACTGGTGCATCAAATATATTTCGAAACTTGATGACTTGCGGTGCTTTGAGTACTAATGACTCGGCAGTGGTGATGATCAATAAGCAAAACAAGTACCCTTTTATGAATGTGTGTGCTAGTGATCAAAGAAATGTTGATTCATCACAAATATGCAAAAGGGATAAGCTTGGAGGCTCTCATAGGATCTTTGGCACTCTTAAATTGACTCAATCCCAATGGAACGGCAG GAAGAGTTGCGATGCGGCGATGGATTCAACAAAGAACAAGATTGAATTCAAAGATCAAGGGATGGCTTGTGCTGCTAATTTGAAGCCTATTAATTGCCCAAATTGCTC TGATTGTAGGATTTCATACACTACTTAA
- the LOC142553161 gene encoding serine/threonine-protein phosphatase PP2A-2 catalytic subunit: MSADLAAASTHGNLDEQIAQLMQCKPLSEPEVRTLCEKAKEILMSESNVQPVKSPVTICGDIHGQFHDLAELFRIGGKCPDTNYLFMGDYVDRGYYSVETVTLLVALKVRYPQRITILRGNHESRQITQVYGFYDECLRKYGNANVWKTFTDLFDYFPLTALVESEIFCLHGGLSPSIETLDNIRNFDRVQEVPHEGPMCDLLWSDPDDRCGWGISPRGAGYTFGQDISEQFNHTNNLKLIARAHQLVMEGYNWAHEQKVVTIFSAPNYCYRCGNMASILEVDDGRDHTFIQFEPAPRRGEPDVTRRTPDYFL; this comes from the exons ATGAGCGCGGATCTGGCAGCTGCGAGCACTCATGGAAATCTGGACGAACAGATTGCTCAGCTTATGCAGTGCAAGCCTTTGTCTGAGCCCGAG GTTAGGACCTTATGTGAGAAGGCAAAAGAGATTCTAATGTCAGAAAGCAACGTCCAG CCTGTTAAAAGCCCTGTGACAATTTGTGGTGATATTCATGGACAATTTCATGATCTTGCCGAACTTTTCCGAATCGGGGGGAAG TGCCCGGACACAAATTATCTGTTTATGGGAGATTATGTCGATCGGGGCTACTATTCGGTTGAAACTGTGACT CTTTTAGTAGCACTGAAAGTGCGCTATCCACAACGGATCACAATTCTCAGAGGAAATCATGAAAGTAGACAG ATAACTCAAGTCTATGGGTTTTATGATGAATGCCTGCGAAA atatgggaatgctaatgTATGGAAGACATTCACGGATTTGTTTGACTATTTCCCTCTGACTGCCTTG GTTGAATCAGAAATATTTTGTCTGCATGGTGGATTATCTCCCTCTATCGAAACCCTTGATAATATAAGAAACTTTGATCGTGTTCAAGAAGTACCACATGAAGGTCCAATGTGTGATCTGTTGTGGTCTGATCCTGATGATCGTTGTGGTTGGGGCATCTCCCCTCGTGGTGCTGGATACACTTTTGGACAG GACATATCAGAGCAATTCAATCACACCAATAATTTGAAGCTTATTGCTAGAGCTCATCAGCTAGTTATGGAAGGATATAACTGGGCCCAT GAACAAAAGGTCGTCACTATTTTTAGCGCTCCAAATTATTGTTATCGCTGCGGAAATATGGCTTCCATTTTGGAAGTTGATGATGGCAGGGATCACACGTTTATCCAG TTCGAGCCAGCTCCAAGGAGAGGAGAACCTGACGTAACTCGAAGAACACCGGATTATTTCTTGTGA